The genomic segment AATTGGGATAGATCCTGTGGTTGCTGCGCCGCCTGCCTGCTCCATGATGAAGGCCATTGGGATGCTTTCGTACAACAGACGGAGCtaaaatggaagaaataaatgttcttttttcctcaATCGTTACAATCAGGAAAGTTGTTTACTTTTCCTCGTGGAGCATCTGTGGTGGCAGGGTACATGAATATTCCGCCATACTTGAGGGTGCGGTGAACATCGGCGACCATCGAACCGACATAACGAGCTCCATAAGGCTTTGGTCCCTACACATTTGGTTTACCCCCacaaaatacaattaaaccaaatgtttaaatttctaCAAGTCGTCCACTCCTTTCACCTCTTTCTTTGATGCAACATATTCTTGAATAGCTTTGTCCCAGTTATTTGTATAACCCTCATTGATTGAGTAGATCTTGCCTCTAGGTTTCACTTTCATATCAGGGTCAGTGAGCACAAATTCTCCAATTGCCTTGTCAAAACACCCACTTTATAATAAACCTAACTTTgaagaatatataaatgaATCACTCACTGGGTCCAGAAGGAATCCATTAACCCCATTACCAGTTGATAAGACCATCATTGTGGCACTACCATACAGAGAATAGCCAGCAGCTACACACTGCCTTCCAGGTTGCAAAGCATCTTTAACTGATGGAACACCTTCTGTGGTTTTCCtacaatttgaagaaaaatatatgtatTCATAAGATTAAACACATAGGTTTGTATAAAAttacttgaaaattgaaaaaatggatCCAATAGAAACAAGGCAATCTATGTTTGAAGATCCATCCAAAGGATCAAAGCAGACTATATACTTTCCTTGTTTCTCTGTTTCTacctaattaaaaacaaatatggccATAAAAACCTTTACTACTAAATTCACTGTTAGAATGATAATTCTATTAGACTGCCATTACTGTACCTCAATAacagtttcatcttcttcagaAACAAGTAAACATGTGGTAAAAGAACTTCTCAATAAGTTGATGAACAATTCATTTGCTAGAACATCAAGTTTCTTTACTTCTTCTCCTTGAACATTGACTTGGCCTGCAATACCATACCTAGAAAGTTGTTAGGGCATGGTTATAGTATGAGTGTTCTGAAATAACACAGAATTACTCACAAATTAGCAATTCCTGCTCTGCGAACTGCAGAACTAACAGCTTTAATGGCAGATTGCAATGAATTAAGCAACTGTGATAAATCTCCTGATGCACCTGGGATACGTCTCTGTTCAGCAAGAACAAATCTAGTCAGAGTCATACAATTTGTATCAATTGGTGAGTTGGACATCCTTGAAGGCACTGTATAAtagaaaatctaaaatatcATCAATATTATAGAATTGTAGTTAACCTAATGCAACTCAAATGAATAGTATAATTTATAATGGATATGCAGTTATGCACCAGCACCACACCCTAATTTTACCAGAGTCTTGGGTATAGGAATGAAGATAGTCAATCCGCCAACGGAGACCTAGAAATGGAGGACTAGAGTCACTCAACTCTTGTTTACTTCTGAGAGTTTCTTGTGTAACTCGGTTCGTACTAACCCAAGGTATTGTTTgacttgttgaatttttttatcaacacTAGATGGCATTCAATCGTGGCCTTACGTGTTGCTAGGCACGTAAGCAAAACAGATACTTTCAAGGATATTAAACATTCGTGTGATgaatattgtattttttaaatttcattcgtATTAAATTTTCACGCAGTACAGTTTTGCAATACTTTATGTCTTATAGGTTTCAAAACACTTAT from the Daphnia pulex isolate KAP4 chromosome 1, ASM2113471v1 genome contains:
- the LOC124196369 gene encoding fructose-1,6-bisphosphatase 1-like, producing the protein MSNSPIDTNCMTLTRFVLAEQRRIPGASGDLSQLLNSLQSAIKAVSSAVRRAGIANLYGIAGQVNVQGEEVKKLDVLANELFINLLRSSFTTCLLVSEEDETVIEVETEKQGKYIVCFDPLDGSSNIDCLVSIGSIFSIFKKTTEGVPSVKDALQPGRQCVAAGYSLYGSATMMVLSTGNGVNGFLLDPAIGEFVLTDPDMKVKPRGKIYSINEGYTNNWDKAIQEYVASKKEGPKPYGARYVGSMVADVHRTLKYGGIFMYPATTDAPRGKLRLLYESIPMAFIMEQAGGAATTGSIPILDIQPEKIHERCPVILGSKDDVQDVLDIIKRHADQL